Proteins encoded within one genomic window of Dermatophilus congolensis:
- a CDS encoding HIT family protein codes for MTQPPRIDPATQFAGEHDGFDRLWTPHRMAYIQGNSETKNTSQPHTAKENDCPFCEGPTKTDEEALIVHRGKHCFAILNLFPYNPGHLLICPYRHIPMYIDLNDEELAEFTSMTRQAIRMMQHVNAPHGFNIGMNQGAVAGAGVAAHLHQHIVPRWSGDANFFPIIGRTKALPVLLDDTRRMFTQGWTDTTQ; via the coding sequence ATGACCCAACCGCCCCGGATCGACCCAGCCACGCAATTCGCTGGCGAACACGACGGCTTCGACCGCCTCTGGACCCCGCACCGCATGGCCTACATCCAGGGCAACTCCGAAACAAAAAACACATCACAACCACACACCGCAAAAGAAAACGACTGCCCCTTCTGCGAAGGCCCCACCAAAACCGACGAAGAAGCACTCATCGTCCACCGCGGAAAACACTGCTTCGCCATCCTCAACCTCTTCCCCTACAACCCCGGCCACCTACTCATCTGCCCCTACCGCCACATCCCCATGTACATCGACCTCAACGACGAAGAACTCGCCGAATTCACATCAATGACCCGCCAAGCAATCCGCATGATGCAGCACGTCAATGCCCCACATGGCTTCAACATCGGAATGAATCAAGGCGCAGTAGCAGGCGCCGGCGTAGCAGCACACCTGCACCAACACATCGTCCCCCGATGGTCCGGCGACGCTAACTTCTTCCCCATCATCGGCCGCACCAAAGCCCTACCCGTCCTCCTCGATGACACCCGACGCATGTTCACTCAAGGATGGACAGACACCACCCAATAA
- the pgsA gene encoding phosphatidylinositol phosphate synthase produces MLNKFARSFATKIATPIAKILLRIHLSADAVTTIGALGVCTGALWFFPRGEFAPGVLFITFFVLFDLLDGTMARLSGTTSTWGAFLDSTLDRLADGAVFGGLLLYYARQPHETSATWASLFCLVFAFVTSYARARAEGLGMTGANIGIAERADRLLITLAGAFIVDIANLPSDTLGYILWALAAASALTVWQRMHAVAKEIEKKRTDHIHPVP; encoded by the coding sequence ATGCTGAACAAATTCGCCCGCTCATTCGCCACCAAAATCGCCACACCCATCGCCAAAATCCTCCTGCGCATACACCTCAGCGCCGACGCAGTCACCACCATCGGAGCACTAGGCGTATGCACAGGCGCACTCTGGTTCTTCCCCCGAGGAGAATTCGCACCCGGAGTCCTATTCATCACATTCTTCGTCCTATTCGACCTCCTCGACGGCACAATGGCACGCCTATCAGGCACCACCAGCACCTGGGGAGCCTTCCTCGACTCAACCCTCGACCGCCTCGCCGACGGAGCTGTATTCGGCGGCCTCCTGCTCTACTACGCCCGCCAACCCCACGAAACCTCCGCCACCTGGGCCTCACTGTTCTGCCTCGTCTTCGCCTTCGTCACCAGCTACGCCCGAGCCCGCGCCGAAGGCCTAGGAATGACCGGAGCAAACATCGGCATCGCCGAACGCGCCGACAGACTCCTCATCACCCTCGCCGGAGCATTCATCGTCGACATCGCCAACCTGCCCAGCGACACCCTCGGCTACATCCTGTGGGCCCTAGCTGCCGCGAGCGCCCTGACCGTATGGCAACGAATGCACGCAGTCGCAAAAGAAATCGAGAAAAAACGCACCGACCACATCCACCCCGTGCCATGA
- a CDS encoding phosphatidylinositol mannoside acyltransferase, with translation MKNPTHTWRKHISDKLTTSAFATAWQVIPRLPQRLAFALFDLAAHLTYIANGQGVRTLRENYRHLHPHLPHPRSPETLVRDGVRSYLRYWCELFRLPAMTPEDIRNSTRIEGLHHIRAAMGSPEQPRAVACFLSHSGNWDLAGAWAQLDLGPVVTVAERLQPESVFTLFRATRHALGMRIIALTGEGNVLRTLHNETSKPVIIPLLADRDLTGGGVAVTFPGGHINASVGPAALAITAGISVLPVTIHYEPTPETTSYRTVIQFHPPAPPTSGTTRQRVRDATRYCVDVIANNILNHPQDWHMMQPIYTPQGT, from the coding sequence ATGAAAAACCCCACCCACACCTGGCGCAAACACATCAGCGACAAGCTCACAACCAGCGCATTCGCCACCGCCTGGCAGGTAATTCCACGACTACCTCAACGCCTAGCCTTCGCCCTGTTCGATCTCGCCGCCCACCTGACCTATATCGCTAACGGGCAAGGCGTACGCACCCTGCGCGAAAACTACCGCCACCTGCACCCACACCTACCGCACCCTCGCTCACCGGAAACCCTCGTCCGTGACGGAGTTCGCTCCTACCTGCGCTACTGGTGCGAACTATTCCGGCTACCAGCAATGACCCCCGAAGACATCCGAAACTCCACCCGAATAGAAGGACTGCATCACATCCGCGCAGCCATGGGGTCACCTGAGCAGCCCCGCGCTGTTGCCTGTTTCCTTTCCCACAGCGGAAACTGGGACCTCGCAGGAGCCTGGGCCCAACTCGACTTGGGCCCCGTTGTCACAGTCGCCGAACGCCTCCAACCAGAAAGCGTCTTCACCCTTTTCCGCGCCACTCGCCACGCCCTAGGCATGCGCATCATCGCCCTCACCGGCGAAGGAAACGTACTACGCACCCTCCACAACGAAACCAGCAAACCCGTCATCATCCCCCTACTGGCCGATCGAGACCTCACCGGTGGGGGAGTGGCTGTCACCTTCCCAGGCGGTCACATCAACGCCAGCGTCGGCCCAGCTGCCCTGGCCATCACCGCAGGAATCTCAGTCCTGCCCGTCACCATCCACTACGAACCCACCCCCGAAACCACCAGTTACCGCACCGTCATCCAATTCCACCCACCCGCCCCACCCACCAGCGGAACAACCCGACAACGCGTCCGCGACGCTACCCGATACTGCGTTGACGTCATCGCCAACAACATCCTCAACCACCCCCAGGACTGGCACATGATGCAACCCATCTACACACCCCAAGGCACCTAA
- a CDS encoding glycosyltransferase family 4 protein: protein MRIGIVCPYSFDVAGGVQNHTRDLAHQLHTRGHHVAVLAPADETTPHTRNFTSAGNSRAIPYNGSIARLAFGPAVANRVTTWLENGRFDILHIHEPLVPSTSILALRAARTPIVATFHTNLERSLAIQAVSPLVRSSLEKIHGRIAVSQAARQTALNHMGIDSVIIPNGVDTHTFATATPNPTWTGTPDHPTIAFLGRIDEPRKGLPVLADALPHLLKHHPGLRLLIAGHGDIPTARNRIPASARHAAHFLGAIPETDKAALLRSVDAYIAPHTGGESFGIVLVEAMSAGAPVIASNLTPFTHVLGDAGITFPTGNSHALAQAITNLLHNPELCNQLHLAGPARAATYDWRHVSDDILAVYETVLEGTRTTPLTNTATALWATLKATLTP, encoded by the coding sequence ATGCGCATCGGAATCGTCTGCCCCTACAGCTTCGATGTCGCAGGCGGCGTGCAAAACCACACCCGCGACCTCGCCCACCAACTCCACACCCGCGGACACCACGTCGCTGTACTCGCCCCAGCAGACGAAACCACCCCCCACACCCGCAACTTCACCAGCGCCGGAAACTCACGCGCCATCCCCTACAACGGCTCTATCGCGCGCCTAGCCTTCGGCCCAGCCGTAGCCAACCGTGTCACCACCTGGCTAGAAAACGGCCGCTTCGACATCCTCCACATCCACGAACCCCTCGTACCTAGCACATCCATCCTCGCCCTACGCGCGGCACGAACCCCCATCGTGGCGACCTTCCACACCAACCTCGAACGCTCCCTCGCTATCCAAGCGGTATCCCCGCTAGTGCGCTCATCCCTAGAAAAAATCCACGGCCGCATCGCCGTCTCCCAAGCTGCCCGACAAACCGCCCTCAACCACATGGGCATCGATAGCGTCATCATCCCGAACGGCGTCGATACACACACCTTCGCTACCGCCACCCCCAATCCCACCTGGACCGGAACCCCCGACCACCCCACCATCGCATTCCTAGGCCGTATCGACGAACCCCGCAAAGGCCTACCCGTCCTGGCCGATGCCCTCCCACACCTACTCAAACACCACCCAGGCCTACGCCTACTCATCGCCGGCCACGGAGACATCCCCACCGCCCGCAACCGCATCCCCGCCTCAGCCCGCCACGCCGCTCACTTCCTGGGAGCAATCCCCGAAACAGACAAAGCCGCACTCCTACGCTCCGTCGACGCCTACATCGCCCCCCACACCGGAGGCGAAAGCTTCGGCATCGTCCTAGTAGAAGCAATGAGCGCCGGGGCACCAGTCATCGCCTCCAACCTCACCCCCTTCACCCACGTTCTTGGCGACGCTGGAATCACCTTCCCCACAGGAAACTCACACGCCCTCGCCCAGGCCATCACCAACCTCCTCCACAACCCCGAACTATGCAACCAGCTGCACCTAGCAGGCCCGGCCCGCGCCGCCACCTACGATTGGCGCCACGTCAGTGACGACATCCTCGCCGTCTACGAAACCGTCCTGGAAGGAACCCGCACCACACCCCTGACCAACACCGCAACAGCCCTCTGGGCCACCCTCAAAGCGACCCTTACCCCATGA